The sequence GGACGAAGGGGTGGCTGGCGACAACGTTGGCGTGCTGCTGCGCGGCACCAAGCGCGACGAAGTCGAACGTGGCCAGGTGCTGGCCGAGCCCGGCAGCATTACCCCGCACACCCACTTCGAAGCCGAAGTGTACGTACTGTCGAAGGAAGAAGGCGGACGTCACACCCCGTTCTTCAACGGTTACCGGCCGCAGTTCTACTTCCGGACCACGGACGTGACCGGTGCGGTGGAGCTGCCGGAAGGGGTGGACATGGTGATGCCTGGCGACAACGTCAAGATCACGGTGAAGCTGATTGCGCCGATTGCGATGGAAGAAGGCCTGCGGTTTGCGATTCGCGAGGGTGGCCGTACCGTCGGCGCCGGCGTGGTTTCCAAGATCATCGAGTGACCTATCCATGGATAAACGCCAACGCATTCGTATTCGGTTGAAAGGTTTCGACCATCGTCTGGTCGAGCAATCCACCCAGGAGATCGTCGAAACCGCGAAGCGGACCGGGGCCCAGGTGCTGGGCCCCATCCCGCTGCCGACCCGGAAGGAGCGCTACACGGTCCTGATCTCGCCGCACGTCAACAAGGACGCGCGTGACCAGTACGAGATCCGGACCCACAAGCGTCTGATCGACATCGTCGAGCCTACCGATAAGACCGTGGACGCGCTGATGAAGCTCGATCTGGCGGCGGGCGTCGATGTGCAAATCAAGCTGAATTGAGGATGGATGCCATGACGATTGGAGTAGTCGGGCGTAAACGGGGCATGACCCGGATCTTCACCGAGGATGGTCAGTCCGTGCCGGTCACCGTGATCGAGGTCGACCTCAATCGCGTCACCCAGCTGCGCACCGAGGAAAAGGACGGCTATCGCGCGGTCCAGGTGACTGCAGGCTGCAAGAAACCGTCGCGGCTGACCAAGCCGGAAGCCGGGCATTTCGCCAAGAACGGCGTCGAGCCGGGGCGCGGCCTGTGGGAATTCCGTCTCGAGGCGGGCGAGGGTGAGGACCTGGAGGTCGGCGCCACCATCGGCGTTGACATCTTCAGCGAAGGTCAGCTCGTCGATGTCACGGGCACCACGATCGGGAAGGGTTTTGCCGGCACGATCAAGCGCCACAATTTCAACAGTCAGGATGCCAGCCACGGCAACTCCCTGTCCCACCGGGTTCCCGGCTCCATCGGCCAGTGTCAGACGCCGGGCCGGGTGTTCAAGGGCAAGCGCATGGCCGGGCATCTGGGCAACGTCCGCCGTACGGTGCAGAATCTGAAGGTCGTGGCTGTCGATAAGGATCGCAATCTGCTTTTGGTCAAAGGTGCCGTGCCGGGTCACAAGGGGACCGATGTGCTCGTGCGGCCGGCGGTCAAAGCGAAGAAGGGATAATCAGCCATGAGTGTAGAAATTCCAGTTATCCACGCAAAGGATTCCGCCCAGCCGGTCAGCGTTTCCGAGGCCGTGTTCGCCCGGGAATTCAACGAGCCGCTGGTTCACCAGCTGGTGACGACCTATCTGACCAATGGCCGCGCCGGCACCAAGGCCCAGAAGAACCGCTCCGCCGTCAGTGGCGGCGGCAAGAAGCCCTGGCGCCAGAAAGGTACCGGCCGGGCCCGGGCCGGCAGCATCCGCAGCCCGATCTGGCGTGGCGGTGGTGTGACCTTCGCGGCTTCCCCGCGCAAGTTTCACCAGAAGCTGAACAAAAAGATGTACCGGGCCGGCATGCGGGCCATTCTGTCCGAGCTGCTGCGTCAGCAGCGGCTGGGCGTCAGCGCCGACCTGATTCCCAGCGAGCCCAAGACCAAGGTGATTGCCGGAAAGTTACGGGAATATGAATTGGGCCGCCGGGTGCTGATCCTGGTCGAGGCGGAAAACCCGGTGCTGGAGCGGGCGGTGCGCAACGTGCCCAACGTGCAGGTCAGCGAGGCCGCCCGCGTCGATCCGGTTTCCCTGGTTGCGGCGGACAAAGTGGTGATGACCGCGGCGGCGGCCAAGATTCTAGAGGAGCGTTTGGCATGAGTCAGCTAGAACTGATGAAGGTGCTGGTGGCGCCGGTTATCTCGGAAAAGAGCACCCGTCTGGCGGACAGCGAAAACTGCTTTGTCTTCAAGGTCCGCAGGGACGCCACCAAGTTCCAGGTGAAGAAGGCGGTGGAACAGCTGTTCGACGTCGAGGTCGATGAAGTGCGTCTGCTCAACATGAAAGGCAAGACCAAGCGCTTCGGCCGCACGATGGGTAAGCGTCCCGACTGGAAGAAGGCCTATGTGCGCCTGAAGCCGGGACATGAAATCGATTTGTCCGCAGCCTGATGCGGCGGATCCCAAGGTAACGAGGCGAGAGACCGATCATGGCAATTGTCAAATGTAAGCCGACTTCTCCCGGGCGCCGTTTCGTGGTGTACGTCAAGACCGAGGGGTTGTGGAAGGGAGAGCCCTACGAACCCTTGGTGGAGAAACTGACCAAGAGCGGCGGGCGCAACAACGCCGGCCGGATTTCCACCCGCCATCGCGGCGGCGGCCACAAGCGGCGCTATCGGATCATCGATTTCAAGCGCGACAAGACCGGCATCCCCGGCAAGGTGGAGCGGATCGAATACGATCCCAACCGCAGCGCCCACATCGCTCTGATCCTGTATCGGGACGGCGAGCGCCGTTACATCATCGCCCCCAAGGGGCTTCAGGTGGGGCAGGAAATCCTGTCCGACCGCGAGGTGCCGGTGAAGGTGGGCAACTGCATGCCCCTGCGCAACATGCCGGTGGGTACCCAGGTGCACTGCATCGAGCTCAAGCCCGGCAAGGGCGCCCAGCTGGCCCGCAGTGCCGGGGCGTCGGCACAGCTGCTCGCCAAAGAGGGCATCTATGCCACGTTACGGCTGCGCTCCGGCGAGATGCGCAAGGTCCACATCGACTGCAAGGCCACCATCGGCGAGGTGGGCAATTCCGAGCACAACCTGATTTCCCTGGGAAAGGCGGGGGCCAGCCGCTGGCGCGGCCGCCGGCCCACGGTGCGCGGGGTGGCCATGAACCCGGTCGACCATCCGCACGGCGGGGGTGAGGGCCGCAACAAGGGCAAGCACCCGACTTCGCCCTGGGGCCAGCCGACCAAAGGTTACAAGACCCGCCGCAACAAGCGTACCGACAAGATGATTGTGCGGCGACGCAAGGCGAAGTAATTCAAGTTGAGAGGAAAAGGCAGTGCCACGTTCGGTTAAAAAAGGTCCGTTTGTCGATCATCATCTGATGAAGAAGGTCGAGCAAGCGCTCGCAACCAACAGTAAAAAGCCGATCAAGACTTGGTCGCGGCGGTCCATGATCGTGCCCGAAATGATCGGCCTGACCATCGCAGTGCATAACGGCCGCCAGCATGTGCCGGTGTTGATCACCGAAAACATGGTGGGGATGAAGCTGGGCGAGTTCGCCCCGACCCGCACTTTCCGCGGCCACGCGGCGGACAAGAAATCCAGGTAAGGAGGAAGACCGATGGAAGTCGCAGCCAAACTGCGTTATGCCCGGATCTCGGCGCAGAAATGCCGTCTCGTCGCCGATCAGATTCGTGGCCTGCCGGTGGACAAGGCGCTGGACATCCTGCGCTTCAGCAACAAGAAGGCCGCGGGGCTGGTCCGCAAGGTGCTGGAGTCGGCGATCGCCAATGCCGAGCACAACGAAGGTCTGGACATCGACGAGCTCAAGGTTTCGACCGTATGCGTCGACGAAGGACCGACGATGAAGCGTTTCAAGGCCCGGGCCAAGGGACGTGCCAGCCAGATCCTGAAGCGCACTTGCCACATCACCGTCAAAGTAGCTGAGAGCGAATAATCATGGGACAGAAAGTACATCCGATCGGTATCCGGTTGGGCTATATCAAAGACTGGAATTCGCGCTGGTATGCCGGTAACAAGGATTATTCCCGCCTGCTGCTTCAGGATGTGGAAGTGCGCGATTTCATCAAGAAGAAACTGGCGCACGCCTCGGTCAGTCGGATTCACATCAGCCGTGCGGCCAACAACACCCAGATCACCATCCACACCGCCCGTCCCGGCCTGGTGATCGGCAAGAAGGGCGAGGACATCGACCGTCTGCGCCGCGAGGTGGGCGCCAAACTGCAGACTCCGCTGCAGATCAACGTCGAAGAAATCCGCAAGCCCGAGCTCGACGCCCAGCTGGTGGCCGAAAGCGTCGCTCAGCAGCTGGAGAAGCGCATCATGTTCCGCCGGGCGATGAAGCGGGCGGTGCAGAATACCATGCGCCGCGGCGCCGAAGGGATCAAGATCAACGTCGCCGGCCGCCTGAACGGCGCCGAAATCGCCCGCAGCGAATGGTACCGGGAAGGGCGGGTGCCGCTGCACACCCTGCGTGCCGACATCGACTACGGTTTCGCCGAAGCGCGCACCACTTACGGCGTGCTCGGGGTGAAAGTCTGGATCTTCAAGGGCGAAGTGTTCGAAGACACCGGCCGGTCCGAAGGAAAATAAGGAGTACAGGAGAGCGGCATGCTTCAGCCTAAACGAACCAAATATCGCAAACAACAGAAAGGCCGCAACACCGGTCTGGCGCTGCGCGGCAACAAGGTCAGCTTCGGCGAGTTCGGCCTCAAGGCGGTGGGCCGGGGCCGGATCACCGCCCGCCAGATCGAGGCGGCCCGCCGGGCGATCACCCGTCACGTGCGCCGTGGCGGCAAGCTGTGGATTCGCATTTTCCCGGACAAGCCCATCACCAAGAAACCGC comes from Methylomarinovum tepidoasis and encodes:
- the rpsJ gene encoding 30S ribosomal protein S10 codes for the protein MDKRQRIRIRLKGFDHRLVEQSTQEIVETAKRTGAQVLGPIPLPTRKERYTVLISPHVNKDARDQYEIRTHKRLIDIVEPTDKTVDALMKLDLAAGVDVQIKLN
- the rplC gene encoding 50S ribosomal protein L3, whose product is MTIGVVGRKRGMTRIFTEDGQSVPVTVIEVDLNRVTQLRTEEKDGYRAVQVTAGCKKPSRLTKPEAGHFAKNGVEPGRGLWEFRLEAGEGEDLEVGATIGVDIFSEGQLVDVTGTTIGKGFAGTIKRHNFNSQDASHGNSLSHRVPGSIGQCQTPGRVFKGKRMAGHLGNVRRTVQNLKVVAVDKDRNLLLVKGAVPGHKGTDVLVRPAVKAKKG
- the rplD gene encoding 50S ribosomal protein L4 is translated as MSVEIPVIHAKDSAQPVSVSEAVFAREFNEPLVHQLVTTYLTNGRAGTKAQKNRSAVSGGGKKPWRQKGTGRARAGSIRSPIWRGGGVTFAASPRKFHQKLNKKMYRAGMRAILSELLRQQRLGVSADLIPSEPKTKVIAGKLREYELGRRVLILVEAENPVLERAVRNVPNVQVSEAARVDPVSLVAADKVVMTAAAAKILEERLA
- the rplW gene encoding 50S ribosomal protein L23, with protein sequence MSQLELMKVLVAPVISEKSTRLADSENCFVFKVRRDATKFQVKKAVEQLFDVEVDEVRLLNMKGKTKRFGRTMGKRPDWKKAYVRLKPGHEIDLSAA
- the rplB gene encoding 50S ribosomal protein L2, translating into MAIVKCKPTSPGRRFVVYVKTEGLWKGEPYEPLVEKLTKSGGRNNAGRISTRHRGGGHKRRYRIIDFKRDKTGIPGKVERIEYDPNRSAHIALILYRDGERRYIIAPKGLQVGQEILSDREVPVKVGNCMPLRNMPVGTQVHCIELKPGKGAQLARSAGASAQLLAKEGIYATLRLRSGEMRKVHIDCKATIGEVGNSEHNLISLGKAGASRWRGRRPTVRGVAMNPVDHPHGGGEGRNKGKHPTSPWGQPTKGYKTRRNKRTDKMIVRRRKAK
- the rpsS gene encoding 30S ribosomal protein S19, coding for MPRSVKKGPFVDHHLMKKVEQALATNSKKPIKTWSRRSMIVPEMIGLTIAVHNGRQHVPVLITENMVGMKLGEFAPTRTFRGHAADKKSR
- the rplV gene encoding 50S ribosomal protein L22, which codes for MEVAAKLRYARISAQKCRLVADQIRGLPVDKALDILRFSNKKAAGLVRKVLESAIANAEHNEGLDIDELKVSTVCVDEGPTMKRFKARAKGRASQILKRTCHITVKVAESE
- the rpsC gene encoding 30S ribosomal protein S3 gives rise to the protein MGQKVHPIGIRLGYIKDWNSRWYAGNKDYSRLLLQDVEVRDFIKKKLAHASVSRIHISRAANNTQITIHTARPGLVIGKKGEDIDRLRREVGAKLQTPLQINVEEIRKPELDAQLVAESVAQQLEKRIMFRRAMKRAVQNTMRRGAEGIKINVAGRLNGAEIARSEWYREGRVPLHTLRADIDYGFAEARTTYGVLGVKVWIFKGEVFEDTGRSEGK
- the rplP gene encoding 50S ribosomal protein L16 encodes the protein MLQPKRTKYRKQQKGRNTGLALRGNKVSFGEFGLKAVGRGRITARQIEAARRAITRHVRRGGKLWIRIFPDKPITKKPLEVRMGKGKGSVEYWVAEVKPGTVLYEIEGIPEDVAREAFRLAAAKLPVKTTFTVRTVM